From a single Clostridia bacterium genomic region:
- a CDS encoding DeoR/GlpR transcriptional regulator produces the protein MLAEERYVWILDRLHAKGLITTQEICEGIGISGETARRDLEKLEKEGHLRRVYGGATLINGRGIEPPIRVRQGKNVAEKRAIGALAASLVREGETISLDIGTTTLEVARHLRHLHQLTVLTSSIPIATELVGRGRISVYLTGGLVREGELALSGPLAEEALKQFFVDKVFIGAGGITVAEGITDYILPEAQVRRLMVERAKEVIVVADHSKFGHVAFTSVVPISRIDKLITDDGIDGEALAEFRDKGVEVLVARVSKPGGKEVKEE, from the coding sequence GTGTTAGCCGAGGAAAGGTATGTTTGGATTCTTGACCGTTTGCATGCTAAAGGGCTAATCACTACCCAGGAAATCTGCGAAGGTATAGGGATTTCGGGGGAAACTGCCCGGCGCGATCTAGAGAAGCTGGAAAAGGAGGGGCATCTGCGCCGGGTTTACGGCGGAGCCACCTTGATCAACGGCCGCGGCATTGAACCTCCCATCCGGGTGCGCCAGGGCAAGAACGTGGCCGAAAAGCGAGCCATCGGGGCTTTGGCGGCCAGCTTGGTACGGGAAGGGGAGACCATCAGCTTGGATATTGGCACTACCACCTTAGAAGTGGCGCGTCATCTCCGGCACCTGCACCAGCTCACCGTGCTTACCAGTTCCATTCCCATTGCCACTGAGCTGGTGGGCCGAGGGCGGATCAGCGTCTACCTTACCGGCGGCCTAGTACGAGAGGGCGAGCTGGCTTTATCCGGTCCCTTGGCGGAGGAGGCGTTAAAGCAGTTCTTCGTGGATAAGGTTTTCATCGGGGCTGGCGGAATAACCGTGGCCGAAGGCATTACCGACTACATCCTGCCCGAAGCTCAGGTTCGGCGCCTAATGGTGGAGCGGGCCAAGGAAGTCATCGTCGTCGCAGACCACAGCAAATTTGGTCACGTGGCCTTTACCTCGGTGGTGCCTATCAGCCGCATCGACAAGCTTATTACCGACGATGGCATCGATGGCGAAGCCCTGGCGGAATTCCGGGATAAGGGGGTGGAAGTGCTGGTAGCTAGGGTGAGTAAGCCCGGGGGCAAGGAGGTGAAAGAGGAGTAG
- a CDS encoding P-II family nitrogen regulator, with the protein MKKVEAVVREEKFEEVREALQNSGYPGMTVTHVEGHGRQKGLSEQFRGREYKIEFLPKVKIEIVAGDQEATKIAALIRKAALTGEVGDGKIFISSIEDAIRIRTGETGEKAV; encoded by the coding sequence GTGAAGAAAGTTGAAGCGGTGGTGCGCGAGGAAAAATTCGAGGAGGTACGTGAAGCTTTGCAGAACTCAGGGTATCCGGGGATGACGGTAACTCACGTGGAAGGACACGGCCGCCAGAAGGGCCTAAGCGAGCAATTCCGGGGGCGGGAGTATAAAATCGAATTTCTGCCCAAGGTAAAAATCGAGATAGTGGCAGGTGACCAAGAAGCAACCAAGATAGCAGCCCTGATCCGGAAAGCAGCCTTAACTGGGGAGGTGGGCGATGGCAAGATCTTCATCTCCTCCATCGAGGATGCCATCCGCATCCGTACCGGGGAAACAGGAGAAAAGGCTGTATAG